In Argonema galeatum A003/A1, a single genomic region encodes these proteins:
- a CDS encoding metallophosphoesterase family protein, which translates to MRILAIGDIHGCSIALDALLAAVNPQPEDRIITLGDYVDHGPDAKGVIERLIALHEKGLLVPLRGNHEQIMLNSRADGKLLAWLSWGGEATLASYSLESDRKSLQDIPESHWDFLENKCVNWYETDTHFFVHADADPDLPLAEQPEFVLFWGLCDRPSPHFSGKTMVYGHDTQESGIPLNLGHAIGIDTWAYGNGWLTCLDVTSGKVWQANQAGQKRLFLI; encoded by the coding sequence ATGCGTATCCTTGCCATTGGTGACATTCACGGTTGCTCGATCGCTTTAGATGCCCTCCTCGCTGCCGTAAACCCGCAGCCGGAAGATCGAATTATTACTCTTGGGGACTACGTAGACCACGGCCCGGATGCTAAAGGCGTTATAGAGCGACTGATTGCACTGCACGAGAAGGGGCTACTTGTGCCTCTACGGGGCAATCACGAGCAGATTATGCTGAACTCTCGTGCCGATGGGAAGCTGCTAGCGTGGCTGTCCTGGGGTGGAGAGGCAACGCTTGCGTCTTATTCGCTGGAGAGCGATCGCAAAAGTTTGCAGGATATCCCCGAAAGTCACTGGGATTTTCTTGAAAATAAGTGTGTAAATTGGTACGAAACAGACACGCATTTTTTCGTACACGCCGATGCCGATCCAGATTTACCGCTAGCGGAACAACCGGAGTTTGTGCTGTTTTGGGGGTTATGCGATCGACCATCCCCGCACTTTTCCGGCAAAACTATGGTTTACGGACACGACACTCAAGAAAGCGGTATTCCGCTCAATCTAGGTCATGCTATTGGTATCGATACTTGGGCTTACGGAAACGGTTGGCTAACTTGTTTGGATGTAACAAGTGGCAAAGTTTGGCAAGCAAATCAAGCGGGTCAGAAACGGCTATTTTTAATTTAA